A single window of Sporosarcina sp. FSL W7-1349 DNA harbors:
- a CDS encoding sodium:solute symporter family protein, with product MYVTAILLYIVFIVGIGIFYKRYVKGIEDFALAGRSLGTPVLLGTLFATLVGGATVVGYTGSFYLMGLDWWFSAIGAILGILVAAIILAEKFRKFEQFTVPDMLAMRYDNRSRYVSGFMIIFGDIAVVTVQILSMTGIMVAFLGMDKLFAMLISVIAFTLITFFGGMKGVAITDSIQAILIFGGLFLGMAVLYYMNGGFGAIFNALPDGYFKVFTSTNALGAFNMAIATFGTAAVSQSIIFARVFSAKDSKTAKRSLYLLIPTAFFAFLFVSLLGYGARAILGPDLPPDQVFPLMVTELLPPFVGGVLLAVVIAAIITSTNSILLSASVNLSRDFYQQIVKKDASSRELKTVGQIAVVVFALISFALAYLMPDIVTAIVFAYTMYTAGLLIPMYVGFLWKGATATAGMYSIIGGGGTALIWYILKQPFGLPPMIPSLIVSLAAIIFISLFTKKPTKEQLQVFDVK from the coding sequence ATGTATGTAACAGCAATTTTATTATATATTGTGTTCATTGTAGGTATTGGTATTTTTTATAAACGTTATGTAAAAGGCATAGAAGATTTTGCTTTAGCAGGTAGAAGCCTAGGGACCCCTGTTTTGTTGGGTACTCTATTCGCCACACTTGTCGGTGGAGCAACTGTTGTAGGTTATACAGGTAGTTTTTATCTAATGGGGCTAGATTGGTGGTTTAGTGCAATTGGTGCAATATTGGGTATCTTGGTAGCTGCTATAATTCTGGCTGAAAAATTCCGTAAATTCGAACAATTTACAGTGCCAGATATGCTTGCAATGCGATATGATAATCGCTCTCGGTATGTCAGCGGGTTTATGATTATTTTTGGGGATATTGCTGTAGTAACTGTACAGATACTTTCCATGACTGGCATTATGGTGGCGTTTTTGGGGATGGATAAATTATTTGCCATGTTAATTAGTGTCATCGCTTTCACCCTTATCACATTCTTTGGGGGCATGAAGGGCGTCGCCATTACGGACAGTATTCAAGCCATTCTGATATTCGGCGGATTATTTTTGGGAATGGCAGTCCTTTACTATATGAATGGAGGATTTGGGGCCATATTCAATGCCTTGCCGGATGGGTATTTTAAAGTCTTTACAAGTACGAATGCTTTGGGTGCTTTTAATATGGCTATTGCAACTTTTGGAACAGCCGCTGTATCCCAATCCATCATTTTTGCCAGAGTATTTTCTGCAAAAGATAGTAAAACTGCGAAAAGAAGTTTGTACTTGTTGATTCCTACAGCGTTCTTTGCCTTTTTATTTGTTTCTCTGTTAGGCTATGGTGCAAGGGCGATATTGGGTCCCGATCTCCCACCGGATCAGGTCTTCCCGCTTATGGTGACTGAGCTGTTACCCCCATTCGTTGGTGGTGTTTTATTGGCAGTCGTTATCGCGGCAATTATTACATCTACGAACTCAATATTACTTAGTGCCAGCGTCAACTTGTCCCGCGATTTCTATCAACAAATTGTGAAAAAAGATGCTTCCAGTAGAGAGTTGAAGACAGTGGGGCAAATTGCTGTTGTAGTATTTGCGCTTATAAGCTTTGCTTTAGCTTATTTAATGCCGGACATTGTAACAGCCATCGTCTTCGCTTATACGATGTACACTGCAGGTTTATTAATTCCAATGTATGTCGGTTTTTTATGGAAAGGCGCTACTGCTACGGCGGGTATGTATTCTATCATTGGAGGCGGCGGAACTGCCCTTATTTGGTATATACTAAAACAGCCATTCGGGTTGCCACCAATGATTCCCTCTTTGATCGTATCCTTAGCAGCGATTATTTTTATAAGTTTGTTCACTAAAAAGCCGACAAAAGAGCAACTACAAGTTTTTGACGTAAAATAA
- a CDS encoding S-layer homology domain-containing protein, translated as MKKASSHKILRATLATTVATGALVSAAPVFTQAAPTFSDVKNIPSHHFYEAVTSLAERGVINGYEDGTFRPGQHINRMHAAKIMALALGLDTENVKDPGFTDVSKSNPYYGHIAALVEAGIISGYEDNTFKPTANLSRAHMAKMIVLGFKFEQEKLGNLPFTDINSKQWHADFIQTLYSNNITTGTTPTTFSPSALVTRGQMASFIFRSEQATQEPEVDQDQLAVEAAAAQLKAGNVVVPRGEYATAENKLAAVQSYVNGLVTVEGVTANVTAGATANEYVITLTKGEAAVEKTIAVNFEFAADDRFVTEVKSLNATQVQVSFSAAVDKESLFENGKEGALKAAVSLRSLDGINAGQLTGELSADGKTLVVTAANPLSKRYDIKVDGVKTVSGAAFDKYEATITIAEDKTAPAVVGVEKVSASVVKVKFTEPLKSLGTVSFKLADGTKIADNGNGVTTSFNAGDSEATFTIGSDVKVNEEIIATIIGAKDQAGNLISPNPSTVSFTKGAADGVAPTVTSITQAGAKTIAIQFSEELIAAPVVKVDGYTKTAVKDDKNPTIYTVETDNVLDGAKTIAVSSFADLSGEEGKAVSKVVTFAKDAEAPKVVSSQVVTDEKDLKEYLEIKFDKDVEIGDSSTVDITGGSFVKDFVTTTLVNGDFAPKAVVYKDVKDSKKVVRVALGTLLSGKDVEGASYKVDLGFANVKSAAGEAATTANASFVRGKDGKPETEVKIQVADIVAGDTNDSVVVEFNKAVDAATATNVANYAIDGTVVETATVNSDDLKKVTLKLKADSNTFTGERNVVIQNVKAKGSAVAMEKYEDTVNLKENVAPTITKAALTGTKEITITFSEAVTDASNAIDFTLLVDGKEVSNTVTTSDVTNKTIKVSLNKALTADELAKGLELKAVETIDIQDLSENTVRLPLTVAVEQ; from the coding sequence ATGAAGAAAGCAAGTTCTCACAAAATACTACGAGCTACATTGGCAACAACCGTAGCAACAGGAGCGCTCGTTTCGGCTGCACCGGTATTCACACAAGCGGCTCCGACGTTCTCTGACGTAAAAAATATTCCGTCACACCATTTCTATGAAGCGGTCACGAGCTTGGCAGAACGTGGCGTCATTAATGGATATGAGGATGGCACGTTCCGTCCGGGGCAACATATCAACCGGATGCACGCGGCTAAAATCATGGCACTCGCACTTGGATTGGACACGGAAAACGTCAAAGATCCTGGATTCACGGATGTCAGCAAATCGAATCCTTACTACGGCCATATCGCAGCTCTAGTAGAAGCAGGAATCATTTCGGGTTATGAAGATAACACATTCAAACCGACAGCAAACCTTTCCCGGGCACATATGGCAAAAATGATCGTGCTCGGTTTCAAATTCGAACAAGAGAAGCTTGGAAACTTGCCGTTCACGGATATCAACAGCAAGCAATGGCATGCGGATTTCATTCAAACTCTTTATTCCAATAATATCACAACAGGTACAACACCAACGACATTCTCGCCAAGCGCACTTGTCACTCGCGGCCAAATGGCTTCATTCATCTTCAGAAGCGAACAAGCGACACAAGAGCCGGAAGTGGACCAGGATCAGTTAGCGGTAGAAGCAGCAGCGGCTCAATTGAAAGCTGGAAATGTCGTCGTGCCACGCGGTGAATATGCGACAGCCGAAAACAAATTGGCTGCTGTCCAATCATATGTCAACGGCCTTGTAACAGTTGAAGGTGTGACAGCAAATGTGACAGCAGGTGCGACAGCGAACGAGTATGTCATCACATTGACAAAAGGCGAAGCGGCAGTGGAAAAAACGATTGCTGTCAACTTCGAATTCGCAGCGGACGATCGCTTCGTGACAGAAGTGAAATCATTGAACGCTACGCAAGTTCAAGTTTCATTTAGTGCAGCAGTGGATAAGGAGTCTCTTTTCGAGAATGGAAAAGAGGGTGCTCTTAAAGCAGCTGTTTCCTTGAGATCATTGGATGGCATCAATGCGGGTCAATTGACCGGTGAATTGAGCGCCGATGGAAAAACACTTGTAGTCACTGCTGCTAACCCACTTTCCAAACGTTATGACATCAAAGTGGATGGCGTGAAAACTGTATCAGGTGCAGCGTTTGATAAATACGAAGCGACTATCACGATTGCAGAAGATAAAACAGCACCGGCTGTAGTGGGCGTTGAAAAAGTTTCTGCATCTGTTGTAAAAGTCAAATTCACAGAGCCATTAAAATCCCTTGGAACAGTTTCATTTAAATTGGCGGATGGAACTAAAATTGCTGATAATGGCAATGGAGTAACGACATCATTCAACGCGGGTGATTCTGAAGCGACATTCACTATCGGAAGCGATGTGAAAGTAAATGAAGAAATTATTGCGACGATTATTGGTGCAAAAGACCAAGCGGGCAACTTGATTTCACCAAATCCGTCCACAGTTTCCTTCACGAAAGGCGCTGCGGACGGAGTAGCACCGACAGTTACTTCCATCACGCAAGCTGGAGCAAAAACGATTGCCATCCAGTTCTCTGAAGAACTTATCGCTGCACCAGTTGTAAAAGTGGACGGTTATACGAAAACAGCGGTAAAAGATGACAAGAATCCTACTATCTATACAGTGGAAACAGACAACGTATTAGATGGTGCAAAAACAATTGCAGTCTCTAGCTTCGCTGATCTAAGCGGTGAAGAAGGGAAAGCTGTTAGCAAGGTTGTCACTTTCGCAAAAGACGCCGAAGCACCAAAAGTCGTCTCTAGCCAAGTTGTAACCGATGAAAAAGATTTGAAAGAATACTTGGAGATCAAGTTTGATAAAGACGTAGAAATTGGCGATTCTTCGACAGTCGACATTACAGGTGGTTCATTTGTCAAAGACTTCGTTACAACGACTTTGGTAAATGGCGATTTTGCTCCTAAAGCAGTTGTTTATAAAGATGTAAAAGATAGCAAGAAGGTCGTCCGTGTTGCGCTTGGAACATTGCTTTCCGGCAAAGACGTGGAAGGTGCTTCATATAAAGTGGACCTTGGATTCGCTAATGTGAAGAGCGCTGCAGGAGAAGCAGCAACTACTGCGAACGCTTCTTTCGTTCGCGGTAAAGACGGAAAACCGGAAACTGAAGTCAAAATTCAAGTCGCTGATATTGTTGCTGGCGATACGAATGACTCGGTTGTAGTTGAATTCAATAAAGCGGTCGACGCGGCAACAGCTACAAACGTTGCAAACTATGCAATCGATGGCACAGTGGTAGAAACTGCAACTGTGAATTCCGATGACCTGAAGAAAGTGACATTGAAATTGAAAGCCGATTCTAATACGTTTACTGGTGAGCGCAATGTCGTCATCCAAAACGTGAAAGCAAAAGGCTCCGCTGTGGCTATGGAGAAATACGAAGACACCGTGAACCTTAAGGAAAACGTTGCACCTACTATTACAAAAGCTGCACTGACAGGTACGAAAGAGATTACAATCACTTTCTCTGAAGCGGTGACCGATGCTTCAAATGCTATCGACTTCACTTTGTTAGTCGATGGAAAAGAAGTTTCTAACACTGTAACTACAAGTGATGTAACAAATAAGACTATAAAAGTGAGCTTGAATAAAGCTTTGACAGCTGACGAGCTTGCAAAAGGATTAGAGCTTAAAGCAGTTGAGACTATTGACATTCAAGACTTGAGTGAAAATACAGTCCGTCTGCCTCTTACAGTAGCGGTTGAACAATAA
- a CDS encoding YkvI family membrane protein — protein MKKSFQIGAAFIGLIVGAGFASGQEILQFFTSFGYAGIAGSLVATALFAFIGMNLTQLGSQLQSDSHKDVIYHICGRYLGVVVDFIITFFLFGVTVVMLSGAGAIFEQQFGIPSIIGSIVVTALTILSITLNVKRVIALISAVTPFLLVLVIIIMVYSLMNFDASSAEIAAAVEQQKPAASNWVLGALLYVSYNIAAGASMLTVMGGTVKDQKVAGWGGIIGGVGLGLLILLINITMLTRLSEISDVPMPMLFLADQMSPIIGIIMTIVLLGMVYNTAVGMLYAFTARLIQPDTPKFKGFAVLFGVVAFGVSFIGFITLVGTVYPTMGYLGLTLIGAIVLAWFMKKRRVADSR, from the coding sequence ATGAAAAAGAGCTTTCAAATCGGAGCAGCGTTCATTGGTTTGATTGTCGGTGCCGGGTTTGCTTCAGGCCAAGAGATTTTGCAGTTTTTTACGAGTTTTGGTTATGCTGGTATTGCTGGAAGTCTCGTGGCCACCGCACTTTTCGCCTTTATCGGGATGAATTTGACGCAGTTGGGGAGCCAGTTGCAGTCGGATTCCCATAAGGATGTCATCTATCATATTTGCGGTCGATATCTCGGTGTGGTTGTAGATTTCATTATTACATTTTTCTTGTTTGGCGTAACGGTCGTCATGCTATCGGGCGCGGGAGCCATTTTTGAACAGCAGTTTGGGATTCCAAGCATAATTGGCAGTATTGTGGTGACTGCCTTGACGATATTGTCTATCACGCTGAATGTGAAACGGGTCATTGCGTTGATCAGTGCAGTGACGCCATTCCTATTAGTGCTTGTTATCATTATCATGGTTTATTCTTTGATGAATTTTGATGCGTCTTCGGCTGAGATTGCAGCTGCTGTTGAACAACAGAAACCGGCTGCGTCCAACTGGGTGTTGGGAGCGCTCCTTTACGTGTCGTATAATATCGCAGCAGGTGCATCGATGCTGACGGTGATGGGTGGCACGGTGAAAGATCAGAAAGTGGCAGGGTGGGGCGGCATCATTGGTGGAGTCGGCCTTGGACTTCTTATTTTATTAATCAATATCACGATGTTGACTAGATTGAGTGAAATTTCAGATGTCCCCATGCCGATGCTTTTTTTGGCCGATCAAATGTCTCCCATAATCGGTATCATTATGACGATCGTGTTGCTCGGAATGGTTTACAATACGGCAGTAGGGATGCTCTACGCGTTCACGGCACGCTTGATTCAACCGGATACTCCAAAGTTTAAAGGGTTTGCCGTCCTGTTCGGTGTCGTGGCATTCGGTGTCAGTTTCATTGGATTCATCACCCTTGTTGGCACAGTCTATCCGACGATGGGGTATTTAGGATTAACGTTGATCGGGGCGATTGTATTGGCGTGGTTTATGAAAAAGCGAAGAGTGGCGGACAGTCGGTAG
- a CDS encoding DUF6612 family protein has protein sequence MKKLATWLFAFVLLFSLALPTATHANTDAMKFVVDGVEVNGYEQPFMSHGEVLIPIENLFDEVGFQVTKGKNGQVSVTNSYLTVDFNAAAKNIQVNGEKANAEFPLTLKNAGNYISGEFLSSLEGFDVEVSEDEKTVNVTTNRVKDVEAFLKKSMEAELNSFSADMVMDMNLETSTEELGSMDMTMDMKMDFIEKPMAMYMAMNMLMQADGEKEDMDMEMYFTEDAVYQQMDGVWVKDEMSQELLEAQLDSANMLEQFELLKTFMKGIHVFEYEDSYVVVQNITTEDFKEMMSEAMELLPALLPDMLGTAAYDSEVTVTQAEATEVKEEATNEEVTTEETSEEATEEVTEEAAEEDVDEVVIEEELPFEDLEGLLEMLNLDIKEFYTVSTYDKATLFPLDMSGAIHITMNVEDVDLSIKMDLSGNYTNHNNVKEIKVPEEVIKNAITMEQWFEELEKQWAAEEVPAE, from the coding sequence TTGAAGAAACTCGCAACATGGTTATTTGCGTTTGTCCTGCTGTTCTCTTTAGCATTGCCAACAGCAACACATGCAAATACGGACGCAATGAAGTTCGTCGTTGACGGCGTCGAAGTGAATGGCTATGAACAGCCATTTATGTCTCACGGTGAAGTCCTCATTCCGATTGAGAACTTGTTTGATGAAGTAGGTTTCCAAGTTACAAAAGGAAAAAACGGACAGGTTTCCGTCACGAATAGCTATTTGACAGTCGATTTCAACGCTGCAGCTAAAAACATCCAAGTTAACGGCGAAAAAGCAAATGCTGAATTCCCATTGACGTTGAAAAACGCAGGAAACTACATTTCTGGCGAATTCCTATCCAGCTTGGAAGGATTTGACGTCGAAGTTTCAGAAGACGAGAAAACAGTCAACGTAACGACAAACCGCGTGAAAGACGTGGAAGCATTCTTGAAAAAGTCAATGGAAGCTGAGCTAAACAGCTTTTCCGCTGACATGGTTATGGATATGAACCTAGAAACTTCAACAGAAGAACTCGGTTCCATGGACATGACAATGGATATGAAAATGGACTTTATCGAAAAACCAATGGCGATGTACATGGCGATGAACATGCTCATGCAGGCTGATGGTGAAAAAGAAGACATGGACATGGAAATGTACTTCACGGAAGACGCTGTTTACCAACAGATGGATGGCGTTTGGGTGAAAGATGAGATGTCACAAGAGCTTCTTGAGGCACAACTTGACAGCGCGAATATGCTGGAGCAATTTGAACTGCTTAAGACATTCATGAAAGGCATTCACGTCTTTGAATATGAAGATTCTTACGTAGTCGTCCAAAATATCACGACAGAAGATTTCAAAGAAATGATGTCTGAAGCAATGGAACTATTGCCTGCATTGCTTCCTGACATGCTCGGCACAGCCGCATATGACTCTGAAGTAACAGTTACTCAAGCTGAGGCTACAGAAGTTAAAGAAGAAGCTACTAATGAAGAAGTTACTACTGAAGAAACATCAGAAGAAGCTACTGAAGAAGTTACTGAAGAAGCGGCAGAAGAAGATGTTGACGAAGTTGTCATTGAAGAAGAATTGCCATTCGAAGATCTAGAAGGTCTATTGGAAATGCTAAACTTGGATATCAAAGAATTCTATACTGTTTCCACATACGATAAAGCAACTCTTTTCCCACTTGACATGTCAGGTGCCATTCACATCACAATGAATGTCGAAGATGTAGATCTTTCTATTAAAATGGATCTATCCGGCAACTATACGAACCACAACAACGTAAAAGAAATCAAAGTTCCTGAAGAAGTCATCAAAAATGCAATTACAATGGAACAATGGTTTGAAGAACTTGAAAAGCAATGGGCAGCGGAAGAAGTTCCGGCTGAATAA